A stretch of DNA from Cannabis sativa cultivar Pink pepper isolate KNU-18-1 chromosome X, ASM2916894v1, whole genome shotgun sequence:
TCTTAGTGTAATTACTTTttcaataactaaaataattacGTTTTTCACTGTTATAGTGTCCAATATTATATTCCTTCTCAACTATTTTCCTATCCCATGTCCATAAAACGGGGAATACAACAGCCCAAAACATTGCTCAATTTATACTCGGGTTAGATAGCACTTGGGTTTGAAATGGAAGTGAGCCCTTCCTCTgttctttgtaattttttaaaaggccatttcctctaaaaaaaaaatcagtttccaCTGTGATGGGAAAAGGGGTTTAAGATCAATAATTTTTGATAAAGCCTTTGCGCCCAGCCAACTAGGATGCATAAAGAGCTATTCCATTACAATTACATGCgatttggaaaaaataaataaataaataataaatggaaATTATGAAGTATGAAGTAGAAGTATGAACTAAACTTAGATATATAGATTTATTGAAATGCGTGAAATGGGATCATGACTAGATACCGCGTGTTATATCTTTGTCAAACTTGCAGTGTTTGAAAGCATTAAATTTGTGACAAATAAATCAAAGGTCGGTCGGTGATTTAAAAGTCATCACTCTTTGGGAATCATACCTTGCTAGCTAtcataataatattatcatATTTTATGGACTACAAAATAAAGGACAAAAACATAAAGCAAAGGCGCACTGTGACTGTGAGGTGAGAATCTTGTTCAGAGTGTGAATTAAAGAaaagtatatatgtataacaAAGTATAAAGATAAatgtattaaaatgataaagaGAAATCAAGAGAATATAGTttgtttataataatattattttggtCTAAAAAAAGCTTCTTCTTACTCAAGTTAAGCATACCTTCTCATATGTACCTTTCCTTTTACATCATTTTCTTCTTTATCTACACAAATACAACTAATatttccaccattactctttcttttttctccCTTATTAACTTTCCCACATACTAGACTGATCTCAGTAAGAAAAGAAAACTCCAAGTAAATGACACTATTAAGAAAACAGAGCCATAATAACAAACACCCGTAGGagcttatatattattattattgtaaaattcCATTAATAATAATGGCGACCGCAGTACAGAAGCTCATAGTGGAAGTAGTGGACGCACGTAACCTCTTGCCCAAAGATGGTCACGGCACGTCGAGTCCGTACGTAACGGTTGATTATTACGGTCAACGAAAGCGAACCCAGACTATCTTACGGGACCTGAATCCGACGTGGAATGAAGTGCTGGAGTTCAATGCCGGAAAACCATCTGAAGTGTTCGAGGACATTTTGGAGCTCAATGTGTTCCACGATAAATCTCACGGGCCCACCACTAGAACCAACTTCCTCGGCAGACTTCGACTCAGTACGGCTCAGTTCGTTAAGAAAGGAGAAGAGGCTCTCATATATTTTACTCTTGAAAAGAAACACTTGTTTAGTTGGGTTCAAGGTGATATCGGCTTGAAAGTCTACTACGCCGACCAGATCATCCAACCTCCACTAACGGATGAGGAAAAGAAGCCGGAGCCCCAACCAGCGCCGACTCCAACTCCCGAGCCTACCCCCGAGCCACCAGCTCCCAAGTCAAACACAACAGAAAATAATGCTGCTGATCAGGCTGAAAAGGTTGATCAGCCTCCGGCTCCGTCTACTGAGTCACCACCGAGAACTGAACCACCTAAGGAAGAGAAAGTGGAAGAAGTTGCTCCGCCACAAGAAATTCCACCGGAGAATAGCTTGCCTCCGCCTCCGCCTCAACCAACAACTCCTAAAACCATGCAACGTGAAGCTGAACTAGACATGATGGCCTCCTCCGTCTCAAGGCCGTTGCCTAAAATAAGAACAGCTGGGATTAATATTAACGGTCCGAGGCCTATGACGAGACCATTTCCTTCCTTAGAATCATTTAGTTCTGATATGTCCGATATGGTCACCTCGATCGAACGATCTTCATTCGATCTCGTGGAGAAGATGCACTACGTGTTCGTACGAATCGTGAAAGCCAGATCACTCCCCACAGAAGGCAACCCAATCGTGGAGATATCAATATCCAATTACCACGTCAGATCGAAACCAGCGAGGAAAACGACGTTCTTTGATTGGGATCAGACCTTCGCTTTTTCCCGTGACTCACCGGAATCTTCCTCAACACTAGAGGTCTCCGTGTGGGACATACCCAACTCTAAGCCCACATCCGACGTGGCAATTAGCAAAAACTTCTTGGGTGGAATTTGTTTTGACGCGACAGAAATTCCATTGCGGGACCCACCGGACAGCCCATTGGCCCCACAGTGGTATCGATTGGAAGGGGGCGGAGCTCACTGTGGGGACCTCATGCTAGCAACATGGGTAGGCACCCAGGCAGATGAATCATTTGCTGACGCGTGGAAATCAGATATTTCTGGAAATCCACACGCTCGTGCCAAAATTTATCAATCTCCCAAACTTTGGTATCTTCGTATCACAGTCATTGAAGCCCAAGATGTTCTCCCCATAATGAAGTCGTTTAAGGAGTTAAGCTTCCAAGTCAAAGCTCAATTGGGTCCCCAAATTCAAAAGACTAAAGCTTCTCTTACGCGCAATAGCACTCCCCTGTGGAATGAAGATCTTATTTTCGTTGCTGCTGAACCTTTCTCTGAACACATTGTAATCACTCTTGAGATACGACATCAAAAGGGACAAACTACATTGGGAACGGCAATAATTCCTCTTACTGTTGTAGAGAGGAGAGTGGATGACAGAAAAGTAGCGTCACGGTGGCTCAGCCTTGAAAATATTCAGGATGAGAAAAGAAGAACTTATAACGGACGTGTTCACCTAAGGCTCTGTTTCGATGGCGGATATCACGTGATGGATGAGGTTGCACACATGAGCAGCGACTACCGCCCCACGGCTAGGCAACTCTGGAAGCCTCCTGTTGGCACAGTGGAACTCGGTATCATTCGGGCAAAGAATCTTGTTCCGGTCAAGACCATCGACGGTAAAGGGTGTACGGACGCTTACTGTGTGGCAAAGTACGGTTCGAAGTGGGTGCGAACTCGCACTATTTCGGATAGTTTGGACCCTAAGTGGAACGAACAGTACACCTTCAAGGTGTTTGATCCTTGTACAGTTTTGACGATTGGGGTGTTTGATAGCTGGGAAACTTCAGCATTAATTGAGGTTACTGATGATGCAACACATCCCGATTACCGAATTGGAAAGGTTCGGATTCGTATATCCACGTTGGCTACTGGCAAAGTGTACAAAAATACATATCCTTTGTTAGTATTGACTCCGGGTGGTATGAAGAAAATGGGTGAGGTAGATATTGCTATTCGGTTTGTGAAGGTGAGTCCTACTTTAGATTTGCTCCACGTGTATTCTCAACCTTTGTTGCCGTTGATGCACCATATTAAGCCTCTCGGGCTAGCTCAACAAGATGTGTTGAGAAGCACCACTATGAAGATCATTGCCTCACACTTTTCGCGACATGAGCCACCACTTCGGCGTGAAGTTGTGCTTTATATGCTTGATGCTGACTCGAACGTGTTCAGTATGAGAAAAGTTCGAGTGAATTACTTGAGAATTATTAATGTAATTGGTAATGTGATTGATGTTGTTAATTGGGTTGACAATACACGAACGTGGAAAAATCCAACAGCTACAGTACTTGTGCATGCATTACTCGTGATGTTGGTGTGGTTTCCTGAACTAATCGTCCCCACTCTTGCATTCTATGTCTTTGCGGTTGGAGCTTGGAATTATAGATTTCGATCTCGATACCCACTTCCTCATTTTGATCCAAAACTTTCATTGGTGGAGAGTGTGGACCGTGATGAGCTAGATGAGGAATTTGACACACTGCCAAGTTGTAAACAACCCGAAGCAATTCAAGCCAGGTATGATAAACTTCGAATATTAGGGGCAAAAGTGCAAAATGGTTTAGGAGATTTGGCAACACAAGGTGAACGTTTGCAAGCATTGGTTACGTGGTGTGATCCACGGGCCACAGGAATTTTTATAGGATTGTGTTTTGTAGTTGCAATGATGTTGTACTTGATCCCCTCTAAAATGGTTGCCATGACATTTGGATTCTATTATTTTCGTCATCCAATCTTTCGTGATAGGAAGCCATCTCCAGCATTGAATTTCTTCAAAAGACTTCCTTCATTGTCTGACCGTATCATGTAAGCTAGTTATCGAATGGTTATGTAACTTTGGTTCAACTGCTACTTAGAAAGTcgagacttttaattttatttttctctagtTTATTTGTTGCATGATGAGAATTTTATTGAAATTAAAAGGCTAGGGTTGTTAAAATTTTAAGGCTCATTTGATAGTCCGTGTAAGAGTcatatattgtattaaataacaaGTAACACTAAGTTTAGATaaaatattgtattgtattaattattatgaccataaattttaatataatatgaatcatataatttaatatataacaaATAATCTATATTaacttatattataaaatttagaaaGGGTCTAGGGTTGGGTACCCTGATCTTAGACCTAGTCCCAATCCCGAACCCCAAACCAAGACCTGAAATTGGACCTCGGTCCTAGCTCGAACCTAGCCTCGTCACGGGCCCTGGCCTTGGACACGGCTTCGAACTCGGCCCTAGCCCCGACATTAGACCCCGAACTCGACCTCAGCCCCAAAcaccgaacccggacccaaacccggaccagAACCCCGAACCTAGCCCTGGTCCCTGGACCCAGCCCCAGACCCAAAACCCAGCCCCGGATCTCGTCCCATACTCAGACATTAAACCTGGACCTGGACTCGTAAAGTCCATTTCTTGCATGGTTCATCGCGTCTAACCATAACCTCCAATCAAGAATAGCCAATGCCTCTTTAAATGCCAATTGGTCGTCATTATTGGTTTTTATGGTCCAAATTAGAGTAGAAAATGGAAGCCaatctttataaaaaaaaaatattttagatgAATCTGATTTGAATCATAAGCCCCTGGATCTCAACatgattatataaattaaatctaAACTACGAGATTTTTTTACCTCTTAATACCTATCAAGGTATCCTAAATTCTTTTCGTATTTAATATCGATCATCCAATCTAGTTGCTATGAACTTGATGAAGATTTCACCCTAGGGTCTTCCAAATTAATCCTCAACACTCAGAATAAGAGTGAgcttataagattaattcaatGGATGAATTTTCTATCACAATGTTACTTAATTCATGAGACACTATGAACTGAGATGAGAGAAAACACACCAATCTCTAGAGAGAGAAATTGGTGTGtgggtagagagagagagagagcactaCTACAAAAGGCGCTATTTGCGTTAGTCAACGCGTCtcaccaaaataatttttagaggcAAAAAATAGGCAGAAATTTATGCTTCATAGTATAACTGAAGCTAAAAAATATCAATTAGCGTCAGCTCATTTCCCGTTACTAAAAGAAGGATCGAGGAAAAAagtgaaatttttaaaatttgtctATTACATTTTGCTTTGTGGAAAAGTGAGGCTAATTGTTTTTACTTCTGTTTGAAAATGAGATTAATACATTTGCCACAGCTATCCaccaaagcaaaaaaaaaaaaaaattgcgttATTTCTTCTCccacttagttttttttttttttcgcgcGAATTATTCCCAAAGAAAGAGTTATCTCTAAAGACTATAACAACTCACTCAATTTCAAACTCTCTCGTtcctttctttttccttttctctaattttcctttcttttcttttgttttgaatAGAGGCTTTCTTTACTCTATTAAATCCCTCTTTCCTTTCCGTTTCTAAAATGTAGTTTCAATCACCATGTTCAAACTATAAAATAATGCACAATATAATGTAAACCCCCATTTTCAGTCACTCTATCCAAACCatgaaaatttatatattatataatatgaacccctatttctaattccagaattcATTTTCAATTCAACCCTTAATTTTCTATTCGTTTTtatttaatatgttatttttgtctGCATCTTTCTACATGTTTCTGGCTCGTTTGTGATGAAGGACAATCCTAGTCGAGCCTTggtaatttttagaaaaaatggTACTTTTTAATTTGTCTATCTCTATctctttataattataattatatatatgtttatataggATATCTCCATATGAGATTCTGGGTTTTGAGGTTTCGAGCTTAGACTAATTTgaccttttatattttttttggtggaATTCTTTATTGTTTAAAAGACATGAtagcttttttattttgttcttaTTCGCTTTGAAAGTTATGGGTTTGTTCTTAAAGATTATATAAAGAAACATCTTGTAATGTTATTTTGTTCGCATTATAAGTATGAGCACCTTAAATAATGTGTTCTTTCATACATGTAGGAGGCAGTGCTCGCACAAATGCTCAATAGATTCTTGACAACACGGGTTTAGGGCTCTCACTCACAGGAGATGTTGAATGGGGTTTGAGAATGGGCTGTACAATGGGGCTAGGGGCTTGTAATGGGGCTTGGGTTCACATGTGAGATcagttttcttttcttctttgagGGATCTTGGGGGATTTCTCTGGTGGTAGATCTCCTATTATTCTCTAGCTTGTCTTTTATGTTATAAATAATGTTAGTGGTAATTGTACATTAATTTAAGTAGGCCACTTGGTACTTGTTAAAAGAGATGGTGAATAGAGATCATGATATGAATTGGTTGTTTGAATCAAATAGAACACATGCTTGCAATAAAAGTAACTTGGAAAATCCACCCCATATTGTCAGGAGGACTCGATCAAGAAAGCCTCTTGCGAGCATTGAGACTGATCAGGCAGTACAGAAAGCTCATTTACAAGCTTCATGGGACATCTCTCTTTAAAGAAGAGGTGCGACAAGCTAGACTTTCCAAAGGCTTTAAGTTCTCAGAGTCGTTCAATATAAAGGTACCACTAACCCAATCGATTATCTTGATAAATTTAATACGATTATAGAAGTAGACCAGGTACCTCAATTAGCGAAGTGTCAAATACTTACTGTGATTTTGGAAGACAATACTCACGACTAGTTTAGCCAGTTACTCGAGGCATCGATATCAACCTCAGAAACCTTCGTGGATTTATTCTTAATGCATTTCAAAGCCATGATATCATACAAACTGCCATACACAACTTTGGCCAATATCAAGCAAGATGTAGGTGAGTTcttacaagattattttaaacaATTTAATGCTAAAATAACAAAAGCCGAGAAGGCCCCGAGTCTTCGCTGGTTTGTATGTTAATTACAAGTGCCCTGCCAAGAACGAATTTTTAGAAAGAACTAAAGGCACGACGGCCTGAGTCGTTAGtagaattcttcgccatggctgAACCGCATAAGAGGATTGAAAACTCTTTGGTGAAACCTGAAAGAAGTAAGGACAAACGCGAGCCCCCAATACTGAGGTTGCGGTCTCGAAGCCCACAAACAAAAAATTCTAGAGGTTGAAGTCCTAGAAGACACAATCCAGCTAGACGACGTAGTCCAAAACTTGTCAAGCACCAACCAAAAAGTACACTTTCCCAAAGAGGAAAGGGGGCCCACGTTTTGTCAACTACATCGAATTTTCTGTCCCTCACGACCATATAtattaggggtgttcgcggtgcgggtggtgcggtttttaaccattttttcaaaccaacccgcacatgcggtttttccaattttccaaaccgcacccgcaccgcgatactAAAAAATCGCAAAAACCGTaccgcaaaaaatgatgcggtgcggtgcagtttctgcggtttgaactatcacaattttttttttttgaaatcatcataaaataattaaactatcattaatataattattctaaaacacttaagaaaatacaacaaacttgagactaataaaagttataacaacaacaataagtcgATAATCTTTTTACagtttcaacaacacacctaaatcaaaataacaaacttgaaactaattaaattccaacaacaatataaatgtacaactaacatactttattaaaaataaaacaaacacaaacttccaACTCCGAATTTCAATACGCATGGATGGgcttgggtttgttgctaaAAAGAGAGGGTTTGTAaagagttatggattttgccCTAAGATTTATGGGCTTGagttgggctcatatgtatgggcttaattaaataaatataaaaatttaaattttaaaacatgcggtgcggtttgtattgcggtttaataattcaaaaccgcaaaccgcaccgcaccgcgcggtttgggaaaaattcaaactgcagccgcaccgcgaagaatttcaaaccgtatTTTTTTTGCAGCGTGGGCGGTTTGAGCAGTTTGAGCAGTTTGATGTACACGCCTAATATATATGCGATTGAGTAGCACAATGATGTTTTTAGAAAACTACCACAATACTAAGGGAATTGTGACAAAAGGGACCCTAAGAAGTTCTACAAGTACCACAAAGACATTAGCCACACTATCCTTAAATGTTGGTTCCTCCAAGATGAGATCAATGAATTAGTCAAATGAGGAAAGTTTTAAAAAATGGAGAAGCCAATCCCCAAGCAGATGAGGCGAACAATTTAGGAGATGTGAGTGGTACCAGAGCCCCTCACAACATTTTAACTATTATAGGGGGGTCCACACGTTGGTGGAGACTCCAAGAAAGCACAAGAGCGCTACATAAAGGAGGCTAAGAAAAAACTCCTGACAAATGTGAATAATATAAGTG
This window harbors:
- the LOC115719981 gene encoding multiple C2 domain and transmembrane region protein 16; translated protein: MATAVQKLIVEVVDARNLLPKDGHGTSSPYVTVDYYGQRKRTQTILRDLNPTWNEVLEFNAGKPSEVFEDILELNVFHDKSHGPTTRTNFLGRLRLSTAQFVKKGEEALIYFTLEKKHLFSWVQGDIGLKVYYADQIIQPPLTDEEKKPEPQPAPTPTPEPTPEPPAPKSNTTENNAADQAEKVDQPPAPSTESPPRTEPPKEEKVEEVAPPQEIPPENSLPPPPPQPTTPKTMQREAELDMMASSVSRPLPKIRTAGININGPRPMTRPFPSLESFSSDMSDMVTSIERSSFDLVEKMHYVFVRIVKARSLPTEGNPIVEISISNYHVRSKPARKTTFFDWDQTFAFSRDSPESSSTLEVSVWDIPNSKPTSDVAISKNFLGGICFDATEIPLRDPPDSPLAPQWYRLEGGGAHCGDLMLATWVGTQADESFADAWKSDISGNPHARAKIYQSPKLWYLRITVIEAQDVLPIMKSFKELSFQVKAQLGPQIQKTKASLTRNSTPLWNEDLIFVAAEPFSEHIVITLEIRHQKGQTTLGTAIIPLTVVERRVDDRKVASRWLSLENIQDEKRRTYNGRVHLRLCFDGGYHVMDEVAHMSSDYRPTARQLWKPPVGTVELGIIRAKNLVPVKTIDGKGCTDAYCVAKYGSKWVRTRTISDSLDPKWNEQYTFKVFDPCTVLTIGVFDSWETSALIEVTDDATHPDYRIGKVRIRISTLATGKVYKNTYPLLVLTPGGMKKMGEVDIAIRFVKVSPTLDLLHVYSQPLLPLMHHIKPLGLAQQDVLRSTTMKIIASHFSRHEPPLRREVVLYMLDADSNVFSMRKVRVNYLRIINVIGNVIDVVNWVDNTRTWKNPTATVLVHALLVMLVWFPELIVPTLAFYVFAVGAWNYRFRSRYPLPHFDPKLSLVESVDRDELDEEFDTLPSCKQPEAIQARYDKLRILGAKVQNGLGDLATQGERLQALVTWCDPRATGIFIGLCFVVAMMLYLIPSKMVAMTFGFYYFRHPIFRDRKPSPALNFFKRLPSLSDRIM